A genomic window from Gossypium hirsutum isolate 1008001.06 chromosome D12, Gossypium_hirsutum_v2.1, whole genome shotgun sequence includes:
- the LOC107953408 gene encoding alkane hydroxylase MAH1, which produces MMAVLFVYLGFMVFGIIFLCFLYRFIDNNGLPRNWPLVGMIPTLLLNIHRPHDKVAQILRRSNGTFFYTGLWFTNTSFLATSDPENVRYILSSNSSVYNKGPEWLKQFDIFGEALFNSDGEAWKRHRRVFHAFLNHPQFRQSLSKVLHQRLEDALVKVLEYVSGREMVVNLQDLLVRHAFDIGCITGVGFNPGLLSIEFPENRFHNAMSDTLEAAFYRYVMPDSLWKFQSWLQIGKEKKRSDAWKAFDDLLTQFISTQRHKSKKSVASAGSNEENDFNFLNCYLTGHEITGPTPKDSLIRDNLVHFLFASDDTYSLTLTWFFYLISKAPMVENKIREEIKRHLSMTQVEGGLQIPSNYDELSKLTYLHAALCETLRLHPPIPFEFRTCTKQDFLPSGHRVDQNTRILIGIHAMGRMESLWGEDCYEFKPERWISEDGKIKRESPTKFSAFLAGPRICPGKEVSFLLMKATAAAIIHNYNFHVVEGQNIGPKNSAFYQMKKGLMVRVKKRWS; this is translated from the coding sequence ATGATGGCAGTACTGTTTGTATATCTTGGATTTATGGTTTTTGGaataatttttctttgttttctctatcGTTTCATAGACAACAATGGCCTCCCTCGAAACTGGCCACTTGTTGGGATGATTCCCACGTTACTTCTCAACATCCATCGCCCTCACGACAAAGTAGCCCAAATCCTCAGACGAAGCAATGGCACCTTCTTTTATACAGGACTTTGGTTTACTAACACTAGCTTCTTAGCCACCTCGGATCCTGAGAATGTGCGTTATATATTGAGCTCCAACAGTTCTGTTTATAATAAAGGTCCTGAATGGCTGAAGCAGTTTGATATCTTCGGCGAAGCACTTTTCAATTCCGACGGCGAGGCATGGAAACGTCACCGCAGAGTTTTCCATGCTTTCTTGAATCACCCTCAGTTCCGGCAATCACTTTCAAAGGTTCTCCATCAACGTCTAGAGGATGCGCTTGTTAAAGTTCTTGAATATGTTTCTGGACGAGAGATGGTGGTGAACTTGCAAGATTTGTTGGTAAGGCATGCGTTTGACATTGGTTGCATAACGGGCGTGGGCTTCAACCCTGGGCTGCTCTCCATTGAATTCCCTGAGAATCGATTCCACAATGCCATGAGTGATACTTTGGAGGCAGCTTTTTACAGATACGTAATGCCTGACAGTCTTTGGAAGTTTCAGAGTTGGCTTCAGATTGGGAAAGAGAAGAAACGGAGTGATGCTTGGAAGGCTTTCGATGATCTTTTAACACAATTTATATCGACCCAACGCCACAAATCCAAGAAATCAGTGGCATCCGCAGGCTCAAATGAAGAGAATGATTTCAATTTCTTGAACTGTTACCTGACAGGACATGAGATAACAGGCCCAACACCAAAAGACAGTCTTATAAGAGACAACCTTGTACATTTTTTGTTTGCCAGTGATGATACTTACAGTTTAACTCTCACTTGGTTCTTCTATCTCATCTCCAAGGCACCCATGGTTGAAAACAAGATCAGAGAAGAAATAAAGAGACACTTATCAATGACACAAGTAGAGGGGGGCTTGCAAATACCATCCAACTACGACGAGTTGAGTAAGCTAACATATCTTCATGCAGCGTTGTGCGAAACCCTAAGACTACATCCACCGATTCCGTTCGAATTCAGAACATGTACAAAGCAGGACTTTCTTCCGAGCGGTCATCGGGTCGATCAAAACACCCGAATCCTAATTGGAATACATGCAATGGGAAGGATGGAAAGCTTATGGGGAGAAGATTGCTATGAGTTCAAGCCAGAAAGATGGATTAGTGAAGATGGGAAGATTAAACGAGAGTCGCCAACTAAATTTAGCGCATTCCTTGCGGGGCCAAGGATTTGTCCAGGGAAAGAGGTGTCGTTTCTGTTGATGAAGGCTACCGCAGCAGCCATCATTCATAACTACAACTTTCATGTGGTGGAAGGGCAGAATATTGGTCCCAAAAACAGTGCGTTTTATCAGATGAAGAAGGGGTTAATGGTTAGGGTTAAGAAGAGATGGAGTTGA
- the LOC107955935 gene encoding uncharacterized protein, with amino-acid sequence MNGAVEGVNKNIKRIIGKMTKTYKDRHRNLPFALYAYRTSVRTSTGATPFSLVYWMEVVLPIEVEIPSLRVLMETKLEESEWVRARYDQLNLIEGKRLKAICHGQMYQKRMITAHDKKVRPREFREGELQEQSSTRGQEGGIRRCGLLTELEDEYKTGEKSQELRK; translated from the exons atgaacggagctgttgaaggGGTCAACAAAAATATTAAGAGAATTATCGGGAAAATGACTAAGACATATAAAGACAGGCACAGGAACCTACCATTCGCTTTGTACGCATATCGCACCTCTGTACGGACGTCTACGGGGGCAACTCCCTTTTCTCTGGTTTATTGGATGGAGGTCGTTCTGCCTATTGAAGTAGAGATCCCATCCCTGCGCGTTTTGATGGAGACAAAGTTAGAAGAATCAgagtgggttcgagctcgatatgatcaactAAACCTTATTGAAGGGAAACGcttgaaggcaatttgtcatggacagatgtatCAGAAAAGAATGATCACGGCCCATGATAAAaaggtacggccaagagaattccgcGAAGGGGAACTG caagaacaaagttcaaCAAGAGGGCAGGAGGGTGGTATACGAAGATGTGGATTACTCACAGAACTTGAGGATGAGTACAAAACTGGAGAGAAAAGTCAAGAATTGAGGAAATGA